gaggtgccccggtatcgtatcaccatcacaactcctatctttaccgtttttcttagttcgatcctattggtagtatcttgatctagaagaataaagtttatggcatgatctagttttgagttttgctttatgatctctctatgtaatcgagtctgtgagctagatatatataataaagattagtgttgagtcaaggtcttgattattttgccatgatcttgagtgaataaaagaaaagagaaaaaaataaaaagaaacaaatagatcatattgatcttattgagagtgatgacttcacatagaaagagtatgatgattaaaagttgttgggagttggcagacatagctttggtcatcattgcaattaataggaggtaataaggaaagaggggttcacatataaatatactattattgacatcttttacgattgggagcactcattaaaatatgacatgctaaagagttgatgttggacaaggaagacaacgtaatgagttatgttttcttatgtctgagataaagtatgttgtaatggatcctccaacatgttgagcttgcctttccccctcatgctagccgaattctcagcaccaagtagagatactacttgtgcttccaaaacccttaaaccagttttgccatgagagtccaccatatctacctatggattgagtaagatccttcaagtaagttgtcatcggtgcaaagcaataaaaaattgctctaaatatgtacgaTTGGTTGGTGTgggggaaataagctttatatgatcttgtgatgtggaagaaataaaagcgacggactgcataataaaggttcatatcacaagtggcaatataaactgacgttctttcgcattaagattttgtgcatccaaccataaaagcgcatggcaacctctgcttccctttgcgaagggcctatcttttattattatcgtctaccttatgcaagagtcatgctgattttcacctttcctttttcattttatcctttggcaagcacagtatgttggaaagatcctgatatatgtacctaattggatgtaggggagcatgagttattattgttgacattacccttgaggtaaaaggttaattgggaggcgaaactataagcccctatctttctgtgtgtctgattaaaactccgtaactacaagtattgcgtgagtgttagcaattatgaaagactatatgatagttgagtatgtggacttgcttttaagctctgacatagactctttctgatgttatgataaattgcaattgcttcaatgaccgagattatagtttgttagttctcaataaagtttatgattcgtACTCTGCATTGTGAatggattattacttgagcataagaaatcatatgacaatatctatataagttgttgttatgagaataatcatgatgccttcatgtccgtattttatttttatcgacacctctacctctaaacatggggacatatttatcgttatcggctttcgcttgaggacaagcgaggtctaagcttgggggagttgatatgtccattttgcatcatgcttttatatcgatatttattgcactatgggatGTTATTATGCATTATGTCACAattcttatgcctattctctcttattttacaaggtttacataaggagggagaatgccggcagctggaattctgggctggaaaaggagcaaatattagagacctattctgcacaactccaaaagtcctgaaactccacgaaagtcatttttggaaaatatgaaaaatatccagcggaagaagttcaccaaacgggggcccacctgtccacgagggtgggggcccggcctaccccccagggcgcgcccctacctcgtgggccccctgttggctctccgatgcccatcttctgctatacgaggtctttcgtcgaggaaaaaatcataaggaacctttcgggacgagactccgccgccacgaggcggaaccttggcggaatcaatctagggctccagcagagctgttctgacggggacacttccctccgggagggagaaatcatcgccatcgtcatcaccaacgctcctctcatcgggagagggcaatctccatcaacatcttcaccagcaccatctcttcttaaaaccctagttcatctattgtatccaattcttgtctccaagtccgggattggtactagtaggttgctagtagtgttgattactccttgtagttgatgctagttgatttatttggtggaagatcatatgttcagatcctttatgcatattattacccctctgattatgaacatgaatatgctttgtgagtagttacgtttgttcctgagacacgggagaagtcttgctattagtagtcatgtgaatttggtattcgtttgatattttgatgagatgtatgttgtctagcctctagtggtgttatgtgaacgtcaactacataacacttcaccattatttgggcctagaggaaggcattgggaagtaataagtagatgatgggttgctagagtgacagaagcttaaaccctagtttttgcgttgcttcgtaaggggctgatttggatccatatgtttcatgctatggttaggtttaccttaatacttttgttgtagttgcggatgcttgcaatagaggttaatcataagtgggatgcttgttcaagtaagaacatcacccaagcaccggtccacccacatatcaaattatcaaagtaccgaacgcgaatcatatgaacgtgatgaaaactagcttgacgatattcccatgtgtcctcgggagcgcttttcctattataagagtttgtccaggcttgtcctttgctacaaaaaggattgggccaccttgctgcactttatttaattttgttacttattgctcgttacaaattatcttatcacaaaactatctgttaccacttatttcagtacttgcagagaataccttgctgaaaaccgcttatcatttccttctgctcctcgttgggttcgacactcttacttatcgaaaggactacgatagatcccctatacttgtgggtcatcagcctagttccttcatcatctttttcatgttgCTCAGACCCGAGCCAGGGGGCCTCAGCTAAACTACCTGTCAGATCTCTTGTCCGTTAAAAAGTGGTTTCCGTGGACAGTAGGGCCGTAATCTCTCCTCGATCCGGCCGTGGGGGGCCGGGAGTATAGGACTCCGGCCAGCAACGACGAGGGAGGAAGTCTCCATGGCGGGGCGAAACCGCCGTCCGGAGGAGCCAAACCCTAATGAGAGGGGAGTTTGCGCTGCATAATAATAGTAGCAACGACACATTATTATGGCAAAGGAAAAAAAGTTTGATTCCCATTCGGCCCCGGCCCCGGCTCGTGGTCAGATCGATCACACACAAAATGCATCCTGGCCCAGGCCCAGGGTGGGGGCCCGCAGCCCAGGGGCAGAACCGTCAACCGGTGCCGACCAGCCACAGCCAGCCTGCGGCCACCAAGAGCCGGAGGCAGAGAGCAGAGACATAGAGCGATAAGAAGAGAGAGCTCCTCATCCGCCTGCTCCCTCCCTATATATAATCCCCAATTTCGTCTCCCAACATATAAAGCCTCCCGATTTCGAACCTCCCCTCCCATCCCCTCACTCCTCTCCCCCCATCCGAACCCTCTTCGCACCGCGCCCCAGACCTCCCGGATCTCGCAGCATAAAAAACACCTGTATTCGGAAAAAAAATCATGTGTTTGAGAAAATGTTAGTGTGTTTTAAAAAATGctcgtgaattcaaaaaatgttcatgaaattttaaaatATGTTGACCAAAATCAAATAGTGATTGTGGATAAAAAATTTCATCTATGCAAAAAAATTCCGTGCATTTCAAGAAAATGTTCGTCAAACAAACAATTTTAAAGATTTTGAAAATTTGTTTCTAGATTTAAGAAAATGTTTATATAtgcaaaaaatgttcacattttcagAAAAAACATGTTAATGAAGTCGATAACTATACACAGTTTATAAAACAATTCGTGAATTTGAAAGATGTTCACGATCTCATTAAAAATGTTTGTGAAacgaaaattgttcatgatttcagtTTATTATTAGTTTTGCACCAATAATATTATGGATACATATCAAATTATGCATGATCGCAAAAGGACTACTACCAATAAAGTAATatatttttattcatttttatgATCTAAGAAATCATTATTAAAGCTTGACAAAAcaaagtttagatcctagcatcgtCATTGTGCATATTTATTATGTACAACTTTCCTGATCCATGTCATTCGATCCACTCAAGGGTAAAATGGTCAAACATAAGACAAAAGCTAAACTCTTTGGTATATAGGCTGTGAGTTATTTGCAGGGTAAAGAGGATTGGAGAGAGTATCAAACAACGAAAAAGAAAACTGGTGACAAAAATATTTGATCCATTAGTGACACTACAGAATTTATAGTAAACTTTTGTACTTATTTGAATAAATTGTATCATACTATAAACTTAATGGTTTAATTTCTATTACTTGACTATCATAGATAAGCACAACTATTAGATAAATTGTCATATTATTCTTAGCTATAAAATTGTAATGTGTATTAAACTATATAATGTAAAAAGTtatatttgaattaattttggaagTTGCATgaattatatataatttttttgatttttttgcatatgtgtgtgtgtgtgagtgtgtgtgtgtgtgtgtgtgtgagtgtgtgtgtgtgtgagtgtgagtgtgtgtgtgtgtgtgtgtgtgtgtgtgtgcgcgcgcgcgtgtgtgtgttatCATATATAGATTTTTAATATCATTATATATCATGATAGTGATTTCTAAGCAAATAACCAGTGTATTATTAGCTAAGAACCATTTATAGAATATGTTGCAAGTTGGGTTCAATAGTAAGTTGCGCATGATTTGTACTTGTATTCAAAGAATAATCATTATTGTAATAATCAAAGAACACCAAAAAATTGCTAATTCTATGTCTGCATACTTATGGTTTGGTTATTTGAATTTTGATTCAGTGTGTACAGTATCCCCTGCCCGTTTCTCAACTAAAAACTTGTAAACATAGAAATTTAGTTAACATATATTTTCATAAGGGCGTAACTAATTAAACTTAGCTTTGTCATTCAGATTGGTTTGTTCCTACGTGATATGCACTATAGATATGTAGTGTGAACTTGCGCTCCTGATATTAAGATTTGTTAACGTATCCGATAATCTTTTGAAGGAAATGTGTGACAGCACAACGTCATATATTTAGTATTTGAGTATGTCCTCCTTTGGAGGCACGGGCCAGTCACCCTATTTTACCCAGCCTATGAGTCTATCTTGATGGAAGGATTCCACCGCCCCTCTGCATGCCTTTTGTGGGGAGAATCCTGAAGTTGCACACCAACATGGCATTCTTTGGGAGGAGCCCACAAATCTTATGTTTCTTTGCCATTCACGTCGAGCTCATCTAGCTCCTCTGCTCCAATGAGAGGAACTCCACATCCACCACGGTTGCCGCTCACCGTGTTTTTATTGTCACAATCTCAACTAGCCAATGCAGGTCGGGCCGAGTACTGGTTGAGATCAATTAGAAGAGTCTGGCCAAGGAAGAGGTAGAGGGGAGGAGAAAGCGGTTCACCACGCGATAATCCATGGATGAGGCGAGACTCATTTACTACCTCATGAACAGTAGACAGGGCAGTCTCCAGAAATTTGGGGCCCCGGTGCGAAATGCCAATTGGGCCCCTAAAATTTCTAGGTACTTGCCTTTTTTATATAAACAAATATGAATGAATTCAAACACTACCGAAATTATAGGCTTAtcaagaaataaaaacaaaaaaaagactAAACCTGAGTTTTTGACAAAAAAACTATTTGGGAAATCTTGGTGTGTGATAGCTTGGAGCCTACTATATATCATCCCTGGACAATTTGATTGATGAAAAACTGATTCATATGCACATGTACTCATTAATATTGTAATTCAATAGAACATAGTCTGATATAAACAGGGATTCAGTTTGAGAAAACCCGGTGAACAGATCGGTGATGCCATCACCTTGGGCTTGGCCACCCGCTCCTTTTACTTGTGCAGTGCGATTTGTGACTTGCCGAGACCCCAACGGCCAACAGAATCATGGAAGCAATTCTTCATGTTGGCAAAGCTGTGAGCTACGTCCGAGGGCAGGAGACGAAGGGATCAATCGAGGCCACCCCCGCGGCGGCGCTGCCCTTGGGAAATCCTTTCGCGACCGGGCCCAATTTTGTGCTAGGAGTGAAAAAAAAGCCCAAAGCAAAAATAATATACATGACATTGACCCAAAATCGGGGGCCCTTGGAATTTGGGGGCCCTGTGCGGTCACACAGCCCGCACAGGCCCCTGGACGGCCCTGACAGTAGATTCAGAAGCAAATGACAACAAGAATAAATAAATAGAATTAGTTTTTTTTTTCATCGAAGATGCTGAGCTTGCCAGGAGTGTGTAAATTTATGTTCCCGACACAATCGgccttgttggttaaatttatggtgtaAGTTGAATCTCGAAAAGCACGGGCACCCTATATTTTAGAACGGAGAAAGTATTTGGGAACTGATTTTGTGTTTGGCCCATGTGGCTCCGGCCCACGGTCAAACACATCCCAGCCCGgcccggcccagcccagcccatgATGGGTGGTCACCGTGGGCCAGGGGCAGAACCGTCAACCGGTGCCGACCAGCCTGCGGCCACCAAGAGCCGGAGGGgcagagagagcagagagcgatAAGCAGAGGGAGCTCCTCATCCGCCTGCTCCCTCCCTATATATAATCCCCAATTTCGTCTCCCAGCATATAAAGCCTCCCGATTTCGAACCCCTCCCCCCACTCCTCTCCCCCGATCCGAACCCattcccacctcctcctcccctcgccGCGCTCCGCTCCAGGACCCGCCGGATCTCGGCCCCCGAGGGATCATCAATCCGCACCGCAGGTGATTCCCCTCTCCGTCGCCCCTTCGATTCCGCTGCGCAGATCGAATCGCTGCCTGCTGTGTTGCTCTGTCTCCGGGTTCTTGTTGGTCCGTCCGGGATCAGTCCTGCCCGCCGGAACGGGCCGGGAAGCCGTCCCCGGGCCCTCCGCTCTGCTTTTCTAgggttcgttcgttcgttcgttcgtccGTTAGCGGTGGGAGGGGGGATTCGCCCTTGGGCTTGGCGGATTCCTCGATGGATTCGGTGGGAGGAGAGATGCCGCCGGAATGGAGCGGAACGGAACCCCGCCGGAAAAAAAAAGAGATCTTTTTATTCGTCGTTCCTTGCGGGGGCGGGGGATTGGCTGATCTGCATCTAGCAGAGGAACCGGCCAGATGACGCACGGGAGGGAGGGGCCATTGATTGTGGTTGatgtgtagtagtagtactagctTAGTGCTTGTTCGTATCGAATCATCATCAAATGGGGGATCTTTTGTTCAGAGACGATTCACAGTTTCACATGGCATGGATGAATCGGCTCTGCTTGTTGTTATAGTACTAGTCTAGTACTAGTCTTTACTCTGTATGTGACATGAATGGATACTTATCTAGCTTGCTGCTAATATCTGACAAAAGCGTGCTTGTTTGGCGCAGGCGAGGCGATATGGCCACCTTCGAGCTGTACAGGCGGTCCACCATTGGCATGTGCCTCACCGAGACGCTCGACGAGATGGTCTCCAGCGGCACCCTCAGCCCTGAGCTCGCCATCCAAGTGCTTGTCCAGTTCGATAAGGTGCGACCGCTGAGACGTTCTTTCTTCGGTTGCCGCCAGTCTTCCCCTTCAGATTGGGGGAGCATGATTCTAGTTATCTTGTGGATGATTTGATTTATGGTATGTCTGTGTTTCTCGTGTGTGCAGTCTATGACGGACGCACTGGAAACCCAAGTGAAGAGCAAGGTTACTGTCAAGGTACATGGTTCGGAAAAAAAAAGCTGTCATTTTTCGCGCCATTTCGGTGTTTGCCTGCTCGGTGGGCTCGTTATTACTTGCCGTATGCTGCTGTGAATTAATTTGTCGGGTTCTAAAAAGGTTATGACCTTTTGGGGTATAATAAATAGTTTTGCTGTTCTAGATAGCGGTCAATCAATATCCGCACGACACTTGGTACCAGTGCTAAGTTTGCACTGCAGTTTAGCTTGTTTGTTCACATCGCAGACCTCTGTAAAGGAAACAAACCTTAACTTTTCTTGTTTTGCTACATATATTGCTTACTTAAGATATCGTTCACAGTTTCCAAGGCCATAAGGGCGAAGATCCTGGGAAATATGTCTTGCATACGTTGTTCTGAGTTCAAGGGATGTCAGTCAATTTGGGGAAACTCTGGAATTGTGTAAAAAACCTGTTTTACTAAACAAAACCTGTTGACAACTTGACATAATCTGTGTTCATATCTAAAAAGATCTTCTTAAGCTACCACTTACTCATTGTGACCATAGTTTCGGACTTTCGGTCACCTTAATTTACATGATGTCAAACAGTACTGGTTTTTCTCAATAACCAaagcattaacatggaatttggaaGAAAATATCCTTTTGTAGCACAAATGAATTGCAGTGGAACGCGTTGGGATTTTTTTCTTGCCTGATTGATCTTGAATAAAATGAATGAAGTTATCAACATAGTATCAAATAACTTCTGATATCTGATTGTGGTTCAAGGTTCACCGTAAAAAAACTAAACCAAACAGGATTAGCCCTTGGTGGCATCTTTTGCTAGGAAGAAAGGCGAGCACCAAACTTTGCGGAGGCTGAGCCTCGAACGCGGGTTGCCAGGCTGCGAGCACTTCAGCCGCTCTAGCTAGCCACCCGAGCAGACGCTTGGTCTTGCTCATGGTTCACTATAGCAGGTGCCATCTTTCACCATAGCAGGCGCCATTAAGGATTTCATTGATTACTAGATATGGTTCACTGTTTCCAAGGCCGTAAAGGGCAAAGGTCCTGGGGAATCTGTTTGTATACATTGTTCTGAGTTCTAGGGATGTCGCACAATCTGGGGTAACTCTGGAATTGTGTAAAAAAAGAACTTTTTGCAAAACAAAACATGTCGACATAATGCATGTTTTACAACTAAAAAAGGAGCTTCTGAAGCTGCcacttactccctctgtaaacaaatataagacgttttagatcactacttaaatatttgtttacagagggagtatttcttatttttcttttgtaTCAGTCACCTCGATTTGCATGATTTCAGATACTACTGGATTTTCTCACTATCCAAGACATTAACATGCGTTGGTGATTCACAAATATCCTGCTGGATTTCCTTTATATCCAAAACATTGACATGTTGACATTAACTGTATGTTGAAAAAAAATCCTTTTACGGCACAAATGAATTGGAGTGGCACGCATTGAAATTTTTCGCTTGCCTGAAGTTGTCAACAATAGTTTTAAATGACTTTTGGTATCAGATATGATGGTTCATGATTCACCCTAAAAAAAACCTCGCCCAACCAGCACCACACCTGCGGAGGCTGAGCCTCGAACGCGGATGGGCGGGCTGCGAGCACTTTCAGCCTGCTCTAGCCAGCCATCCCAGAAGACACTCTGTCTCGTTCATGGTTCAGTTGCCAAAGGATTTCATTGACTCCTTGTGTCCACATTGTATTTGAACCTGGTAGAGAACTGATCAGAAACTTGAATCCCCTGTCTTTTTGGATTGAACAATTATTTTGTTTGCTTTCAACTACGTGTAGCACTTTTACATTTTTTTTCTGTCAAAAAGGAGTCCCCTGTCTTTTTATAGAAACCAAAGGTAATTGACCTGCAACACCTTCTGAACAAATGCCACTTGTGGCATGAAACAAAAAATATAGGCATATACAGTTTTTGTGGTACACATCATATTACTATTATCTTTGAAATTGCTAAACAGTGAGCAGACTAGGTGGTATCCGGGCATGTTGTTGGTCCCACTCCCCAGTGAGCAGACTAAACCCTATTCCCTCCTCAACTCTGTTACCACCCTGTGTGGGCCGCCCTGGCGCCCTTGCCTGCAGCTGAAACTTCTCCCTATCAACAGCCATGACTACCACCTCTGCCACGTTCCATCCACCAATATCCCACCACATAACACCCAGCTATACAAACTCCAGTTGATCTTAGCTGCTGGCTTCCTTGAATAAGTTTGCGTTCGCAAATGCCTGCAGGAAACCCTAAGATTGCGAGTAACAGATATGGAGAACCAGATCAATGATATCTTTAAGTAACACCACTCAGAGCAGGCTCTGTTCCATTTTTAAATTGACCAGCATGCTAATGCTACAACAAACATTGTGAATTCAGATTCGATCAGCAATCTGCATTTGATATCTTTGTTACTGGAGGCTATACAACGAGCCACCATCATCACTAACTCAATCTTGTGCCTTTGTGTGCTCATAAATGCTGCCTGTAGCCTGTTTTTTGTACTCGAAAACATCTAAAGCATATAATCACCATTTTTCTGTACGTTGCTGGGCCTAGCTAATAGAGCACAGAGGGTGCAAGCATGGACTGGTTCCTGGCTTCCTGTTGCTGCTTGTGTGGCGTTCTTCTAGAGGGTTGACGGTGTGTGTATAACCTGGCATTGACCTGGATTCTTGGTTGCAACTTTACGGATGGAACCTGGCATCGATCAATCTCCTGTCAATTTGCTGAAACTGTTCCCACAAAAACAACTTGAATTTTTCTTGAAAACGTGTAGAGTTGTCCAATTGGTTCAGTAAACCCAGATACTCTTTGCCGTTCTAGGAAACCTCTTTTGTTTAATGGATCT
The sequence above is a segment of the Triticum dicoccoides isolate Atlit2015 ecotype Zavitan chromosome 1A, WEW_v2.0, whole genome shotgun sequence genome. Coding sequences within it:
- the LOC119358950 gene encoding transcription initiation factor IIA subunit 2-like, which encodes MATFELYRRSTIGMCLTETLDEMVSSGTLSPELAIQVLVQFDKSMTDALETQVKSKVTVKGHLHTYRFCDNVWTFILTDAQFKNEETTEQVGKVKIVACDSKLLSQ